The following are encoded together in the Desulfoplanes formicivorans genome:
- a CDS encoding LPS-assembly protein LptD: MSGNHSHPLLRTLFLACLFLVTLPLNTRGATDPAENIPWNLYADRIQTLDGGEITEARGNVFLFQGDNQLQADYAKYYKSTQWLYLEGNITAKWDGDFLEAESAEFDLGNRVGWLTNGQVFIEANHVYVKGEKIHKTGDNTYTFTQATVTSCDGTRPAWSLKTSSGDVTIDGYARLWNPRLQIKGQPVLYAPYMVMPVKTKRQSGFLLPQLEVSKQLGTHINLPYYQVIDEESDLTLYENYMSKRGLMQGIEFRSTPDLDTKMLVRFDWLKDHQAYEDGEYTSDVWQRPHQDRYWLRGKFDGYLLSPQWTTKLDLDLVSDYQYLREFNDGLSGFDQSRKDFLQEFGRDIDDDDDYLRENILAVSRSWANMGLEFRLEYTQNLYYFNDSTDYDSAKNPTLQRLPEINFNVYKHQLASTMFEWEATSQYTYFWREYGTKGSRLDIHPHISLPLRTQYGTIIPKVGWRETLYAVDRFENTGSTVDTTDKYPVRGLPDASVELSTNLFRIYSLPDLPVNDKDHLGESVWSKIKHSVTPEIEYSWIPNTLQDQKKNPQFDSDDAIYPESNLTYSLVNLLTRKRMTVVNDPATQGNSTTTKADYLDFLRFKLEQSYDFREAARTEDTDLYPTRPFSDIEAELTIFPRKYLSLTSTSWYSPYLNRITEHEHTARIFLDDLASAYCGLDFVDREQEYPYKTNYLGTGDRSRILTLGGDVALPRNWFLAVDYKADLEDGQDLDRKMTLTYKHQCFTFECFLSKTDTDEKIAVMITLYNLGSMGG; encoded by the coding sequence ATGTCTGGAAACCATTCCCACCCCTTGTTGCGTACGCTCTTTCTCGCTTGTCTCTTTCTGGTCACTCTTCCCCTGAACACGCGTGGCGCAACAGATCCCGCAGAAAACATCCCCTGGAATTTGTACGCCGACAGGATCCAAACCCTTGACGGGGGAGAAATCACCGAGGCCCGAGGCAATGTTTTTTTGTTTCAAGGGGACAACCAGCTTCAGGCCGATTATGCCAAGTATTACAAATCAACCCAATGGCTCTACCTCGAAGGAAACATCACCGCCAAGTGGGACGGTGATTTTCTGGAAGCAGAATCGGCCGAATTCGATCTGGGCAATCGCGTGGGCTGGCTGACCAACGGGCAGGTGTTCATCGAGGCCAACCATGTTTATGTCAAGGGAGAAAAAATTCACAAGACCGGGGACAACACCTACACCTTCACCCAGGCAACCGTGACGTCGTGCGATGGCACCCGTCCGGCGTGGTCCCTCAAAACCAGTTCCGGCGACGTGACCATAGACGGATACGCCCGTCTCTGGAACCCGAGGCTCCAGATCAAGGGACAACCGGTTCTCTATGCTCCCTATATGGTCATGCCCGTAAAGACCAAACGTCAAAGCGGATTCCTTCTTCCCCAGCTGGAAGTCAGCAAGCAGCTCGGCACCCACATCAACTTGCCCTACTACCAGGTCATTGACGAAGAATCCGATCTCACCCTGTACGAAAACTACATGAGCAAACGCGGCCTCATGCAGGGGATCGAATTCCGTTCCACCCCGGATCTGGACACCAAAATGCTTGTGCGCTTCGACTGGTTGAAGGATCATCAGGCCTATGAAGACGGTGAATACACATCTGATGTCTGGCAACGTCCCCATCAGGACAGATATTGGCTGCGCGGCAAATTCGACGGCTACCTTCTGTCCCCCCAATGGACAACCAAGCTCGATCTGGATCTTGTTTCCGACTACCAGTATCTTCGGGAATTCAATGACGGACTGAGCGGTTTTGATCAGAGCAGGAAGGACTTTCTGCAAGAATTCGGACGAGATATTGACGATGACGATGATTATCTGCGGGAAAACATTCTTGCTGTCAGCCGATCATGGGCCAATATGGGCTTGGAATTCCGTCTGGAATACACTCAGAACCTGTACTATTTCAATGATAGTACCGATTATGACTCAGCCAAAAATCCAACATTGCAGCGGCTTCCGGAAATCAACTTCAATGTGTACAAACATCAGCTGGCATCGACAATGTTCGAATGGGAAGCAACATCCCAGTACACCTATTTCTGGCGTGAATACGGGACCAAGGGATCAAGGCTGGATATCCATCCCCACATCAGTCTGCCCCTGCGCACCCAATATGGAACAATCATCCCCAAAGTGGGGTGGCGGGAAACCTTGTATGCGGTGGATCGCTTTGAAAACACGGGAAGTACGGTGGATACGACGGATAAATATCCTGTTCGCGGACTTCCCGATGCCTCGGTGGAACTTTCCACCAATCTGTTCAGAATCTATTCACTCCCGGATCTCCCGGTAAACGACAAGGATCATCTTGGGGAATCAGTCTGGAGCAAAATCAAGCACTCCGTCACTCCCGAAATCGAATATTCCTGGATTCCCAATACCCTCCAGGATCAGAAAAAAAATCCCCAGTTCGACAGCGACGATGCCATCTATCCCGAAAGCAACCTGACCTACTCCCTGGTCAACCTGCTGACGCGCAAACGCATGACCGTTGTCAATGACCCTGCAACCCAGGGCAACTCCACAACCACCAAGGCGGATTACCTGGATTTTTTGCGTTTCAAACTGGAACAGAGCTATGACTTCAGGGAAGCGGCGCGTACCGAAGATACGGATCTTTACCCCACCCGTCCCTTTTCCGATATCGAGGCGGAACTGACCATCTTCCCTCGAAAATATCTCAGCCTGACCTCCACTTCCTGGTATTCACCGTATCTCAACCGGATCACCGAGCACGAACATACGGCCCGAATTTTCCTTGACGATCTGGCCAGTGCATACTGCGGCCTGGATTTCGTGGATCGGGAACAGGAATACCCCTACAAGACCAATTATCTTGGTACGGGTGATCGATCACGCATCCTGACCCTTGGAGGGGATGTTGCCCTGCCCAGAAACTGGTTTTTGGCTGTGGACTACAAGGCCGATCTCGAAGACGGACAGGATCTTGATCGCAAGATGACCCTGACCTACAAACATCAATGCTTTACCTTTGAATGTTTCCTGTCCAAAACCGATACTGATGAAAAAATCGCTGTCATGATCACCCTGTACAATTTGGGAAGCATGGGAGGCTGA
- the mutL gene encoding DNA mismatch repair endonuclease MutL, which translates to MTPPIRILPPELQSQIAAGEVLERPASAVKELVENSLDAGATSIDVEIDRGGQERILVQDNGQGIAEQDLPLALTRHATSKIVSLDDLQRISSFGFRGEALASIASVSRTLITTIVPGADQGIQAEAVHGKLAEIRPAAIARGTRIEVRDLFANVPVRLKFLKTTATEAKRCQEAMAHMALAHLDVSFSLTHNGREIFRFLAGESLEHRLQRIWPPHLVQDLVPIQRERDGMRITGLVGTPGQAQGRGDRIIMYVNDRPVKDKLLLRALRQGYKGTLLSKEYPQAVLFLRLPTREVDVNVHPAKTEVRFLDERAIFSLIQGAVRNGLDACLAQADLQPLAPQPTWAERNVGMNMPEQVRQGEHQTRPSGSMESPWDNTSRQPKFASLREAERLYTFAQGMRPAKDDTALTAHPGEEPPERLESDGPASPVGPHPGTELVRQADATHDITYHGQFHRTYLIISRGDTLLLMDQHAAHERVLYHAFSTAGRHGEHQRLAIPMEMSLHPSEREVLEKIWNDLDQIGFTLERPEPATVVIRAIPTSLETGEAMSYLRTVLAEQTRDMDSLWTTLACKSAIKAGQVLTHDEAMSLIQAWSQCPDNRYCPHGRPVILTWTVREVEKRFKRKP; encoded by the coding sequence TTGACCCCACCTATCCGGATTCTTCCACCAGAACTTCAAAGCCAGATTGCCGCCGGAGAAGTGCTTGAACGCCCGGCCAGCGCAGTCAAGGAACTGGTGGAAAACAGCCTTGACGCCGGGGCGACCTCCATTGATGTGGAAATTGACCGGGGCGGACAGGAACGCATCCTGGTCCAGGACAATGGTCAGGGCATTGCCGAGCAGGATCTGCCGCTGGCATTGACCCGTCATGCCACAAGCAAAATCGTTTCTCTGGACGACCTGCAACGCATTTCCAGTTTTGGTTTCCGAGGGGAGGCCCTGGCATCCATTGCTTCGGTTTCCCGCACCCTGATCACGACCATTGTACCCGGGGCAGACCAGGGCATTCAGGCCGAAGCCGTCCATGGCAAACTTGCTGAAATCCGTCCTGCCGCCATTGCCCGGGGTACACGCATCGAGGTGAGGGATCTTTTCGCCAATGTTCCGGTCCGTCTCAAATTTCTCAAGACCACGGCCACAGAAGCCAAACGGTGCCAGGAAGCCATGGCCCACATGGCGCTGGCGCATCTCGACGTATCCTTCTCCCTGACCCACAACGGCCGCGAAATTTTTCGATTCCTGGCCGGAGAATCCCTTGAACATCGCCTGCAACGCATCTGGCCGCCCCATCTCGTCCAGGACCTCGTGCCCATCCAACGCGAACGGGACGGCATGCGGATAACCGGACTTGTGGGCACTCCCGGCCAGGCTCAGGGACGCGGGGACAGAATCATCATGTATGTGAACGATCGACCTGTAAAAGACAAACTTCTTTTACGGGCCCTGAGGCAGGGCTACAAGGGAACCCTTTTGTCCAAGGAATATCCCCAGGCAGTGCTCTTTCTGCGTCTGCCGACGCGTGAAGTGGACGTGAATGTTCATCCGGCCAAGACCGAGGTCAGATTTCTGGACGAGCGGGCGATCTTTTCCCTTATTCAGGGAGCCGTGCGCAATGGCCTGGATGCCTGTCTGGCACAAGCGGACCTCCAGCCCCTTGCTCCGCAACCCACCTGGGCTGAACGAAATGTGGGCATGAACATGCCCGAACAGGTACGGCAGGGGGAACATCAAACCAGGCCATCAGGGAGCATGGAATCTCCCTGGGACAACACCTCCCGCCAACCCAAATTTGCTTCCCTGCGCGAGGCCGAACGTCTCTATACCTTTGCGCAGGGCATGCGTCCGGCCAAGGACGATACGGCCCTGACCGCCCACCCGGGGGAAGAACCCCCTGAACGCCTTGAGTCTGATGGCCCTGCATCTCCTGTTGGTCCGCATCCCGGCACGGAGCTTGTCCGGCAAGCGGATGCAACACATGACATTACCTATCATGGCCAATTCCACCGGACCTATCTCATTATAAGCAGGGGTGATACACTTTTGCTCATGGACCAGCATGCAGCCCATGAAAGGGTCCTCTACCACGCATTCTCCACGGCCGGCAGACATGGAGAACACCAGCGTCTGGCCATTCCGATGGAAATGTCCCTGCATCCTTCGGAACGCGAGGTCCTGGAAAAAATATGGAACGATCTGGACCAAATCGGCTTTACACTGGAACGTCCCGAACCTGCCACCGTGGTTATCCGGGCCATTCCCACAAGTCTTGAGACCGGTGAGGCCATGAGCTATCTGCGAACGGTCCTTGCCGAACAAACCAGGGACATGGACAGCCTCTGGACGACCCTGGCTTGCAAGAGCGCCATCAAGGCCGGACAGGTGCTGACCCATGACGAGGCCATGAGCCTTATACAGGCCTGGTCCCAATGTCCGGACAACCGGTATTGTCCTCACGGCCGCCCGGTCATTCTCACCTGGACGGTCAGAGAAGTGGAAAAACGGTTCAAGAGAAAACCGTGA
- the dsrM gene encoding sulfate reduction electron transfer complex DsrMKJOP subunit DsrM, which yields MKALYSLFLVFALVVVSVLGAGAMEWHSLFGTVIPYAAFLLFVIGFCMRVVNWAKSPVPFRIPTTCGQQKSLPWIKHSKIENPFTTSGVVVRMLLEVLCFRSLFRNTKIDLRSGPRLTFSSSKWLWLGALAFHYSFLIIVIRHMRFFTEPVPGFISVFDAVDGVLQLGAPTIYLTDGIFLLAIAYLFIRRLVVPHMRYISLVADFFPLLLILAIGITGIAMRYFVKTDVVAIKELTMNLVQLHPVIPEGIGVIFYVHLFLVCTLLVYFPLSKLMHMGGVFMSPTRNMASNNRAVRHINPWNYPVPVHTYAEYEDEFRERMIESGLPVDKQEGVENV from the coding sequence ATGAAAGCACTTTATTCCCTGTTTCTGGTGTTTGCTCTCGTCGTGGTCTCCGTACTCGGAGCGGGAGCAATGGAGTGGCACTCCCTTTTTGGGACCGTCATTCCGTACGCGGCCTTTTTATTGTTCGTCATCGGATTCTGCATGCGAGTCGTGAACTGGGCGAAATCTCCAGTGCCCTTCAGGATTCCGACCACCTGCGGTCAGCAGAAATCGTTGCCCTGGATCAAACATTCAAAGATTGAAAATCCCTTCACGACGTCTGGAGTGGTCGTGCGGATGCTGCTTGAGGTCTTGTGTTTCCGTTCTCTTTTCAGGAACACGAAGATTGATCTGCGCTCCGGTCCCCGTCTGACCTTCAGCTCCAGCAAATGGCTGTGGTTGGGGGCCCTGGCCTTTCATTATTCCTTTTTGATCATTGTCATACGGCACATGCGGTTTTTCACCGAGCCCGTCCCGGGTTTCATTTCCGTGTTTGATGCTGTTGACGGTGTGCTGCAGCTTGGAGCCCCCACAATCTATCTGACAGATGGGATCTTCCTTCTGGCCATTGCCTATCTGTTCATTCGCAGGCTGGTCGTCCCCCACATGCGGTACATCTCTCTGGTTGCCGACTTTTTTCCTCTGCTCCTGATCTTGGCCATTGGCATCACCGGCATTGCCATGCGCTACTTCGTCAAAACCGATGTGGTGGCCATCAAGGAGCTGACCATGAACCTGGTCCAGCTGCACCCGGTTATCCCCGAGGGCATTGGCGTCATTTTTTATGTCCATCTCTTTCTGGTTTGTACCCTGCTCGTGTATTTTCCATTGAGCAAATTGATGCATATGGGCGGTGTTTTCATGAGCCCAACAAGAAATATGGCCTCCAACAACAGAGCTGTCAGGCACATCAATCCCTGGAACTATCCGGTGCCCGTGCATACGTATGCCGAGTACGAGGATGAGTTCAGAGAGAGAATGATTGAATCCGGCCTGCCGGTGGACAAGCAGGAAGGAGTGGAGAATGTCTAA
- a CDS encoding RsbRD N-terminal domain-containing protein, producing the protein MSLRDGLYQRKKKIAAAWLDVFLETYKSQGAKFFKETTNEFANPVGATFRSCLDGLLDYLLLEDHEDGLEQLVDGVVRIRAVQGFRPSVATDFVFSIKKILKDEVGAACTTPEEIREWEAIESRIETMTRVAFDLYMACREKIWKHKANHLYNRTNQLLKKSHLIEEVTD; encoded by the coding sequence ATGAGTTTGAGAGACGGATTGTACCAGCGGAAGAAGAAAATCGCCGCTGCGTGGCTGGATGTTTTTCTGGAGACTTACAAGTCCCAGGGAGCCAAATTTTTCAAGGAAACCACAAACGAATTTGCCAACCCCGTCGGAGCCACGTTTCGATCATGTCTTGACGGCCTGTTGGACTATCTGCTTCTGGAAGACCATGAAGATGGTCTTGAGCAGCTTGTGGATGGTGTTGTCAGAATTCGCGCGGTCCAGGGGTTCAGACCTTCTGTTGCCACTGACTTTGTCTTCAGCATCAAGAAGATTCTCAAGGACGAGGTTGGTGCTGCATGTACGACCCCCGAGGAGATCCGTGAATGGGAGGCGATCGAGTCTCGCATCGAAACCATGACTCGTGTCGCCTTTGACCTGTACATGGCCTGCCGGGAAAAAATCTGGAAACACAAGGCAAATCATTTGTACAACCGAACCAATCAGCTCTTGAAGAAGTCCCACCTTATCGAGGAGGTCACAGACTGA
- the purE gene encoding 5-(carboxyamino)imidazole ribonucleotide mutase, with protein MPKVAIFMGSISDEEKVRPCADILDKLGIDHLLTVTSAHRTPERTERLIREMEEQGCQVFICAAGLAAHLAGAVAARTSKPVLGIPITGSPLGGWDALLATVQMPPGFPVGTLALDKVGARNAAWLAAQIIALNDPDLAQRIEQERAVMRENVEKAAQSLQ; from the coding sequence ATGCCCAAGGTAGCCATATTCATGGGAAGTATCTCGGACGAGGAAAAGGTCCGCCCCTGTGCGGACATCCTGGACAAGCTCGGCATTGATCATCTCTTGACCGTCACTTCGGCCCACAGGACTCCGGAAAGGACCGAGCGTCTGATCAGGGAAATGGAAGAACAGGGATGTCAGGTGTTCATCTGTGCGGCCGGCCTGGCCGCCCATCTGGCAGGAGCCGTGGCAGCAAGAACAAGCAAACCCGTTTTGGGAATCCCCATCACCGGTTCGCCACTGGGAGGATGGGATGCCCTGTTGGCAACGGTTCAGATGCCTCCTGGATTTCCTGTCGGCACCCTGGCTCTGGACAAGGTCGGGGCCAGGAATGCGGCCTGGCTGGCCGCCCAGATCATCGCCCTGAACGATCCGGATCTGGCCCAAAGAATCGAGCAGGAACGCGCTGTCATGCGTGAGAATGTGGAAAAGGCAGCTCAGAGCCTGCAATAA
- the purD gene encoding phosphoribosylamine--glycine ligase, protein MNILLVGSGGREHALAWKIRQSPLTTTLYIAPGNGGTALEGQNVDIAPDDIPALVDFAISKSIDLVVVGPELPLVLGLKNALEEKNIPCFGPGAYAAQLEGSKGFAKSMMQEAEVPTADFAVFDDFTMAREYLEKQTMPVVIKADGLAAGKGVVIVNTVQEGVTTLREMMEDKVFGSAGTRVVIEEALQGEEASFLAFCDGRTVVALPSSQDHKRIGEGDTGPNTGGMGAYSPAPILPRTDYQATSDLVLKPIIQHLEAMDHPFKGILYAGLMYTDKGPHVLEYNVRFGDPECQPLLARLDTDIVEIMLACVEGRLDTIDIVIKPEHSLCVVLAAKGYPGSYEKGMEISGIDDAEAIPGVKVFQAGTRLENGKTLCNGGRVLGVTALGKDLAEAKDKAYQAVNKIAFNGKYFRGDIGDKGLSRG, encoded by the coding sequence ATGAACATTCTACTCGTTGGATCAGGAGGCCGGGAACATGCTCTGGCCTGGAAAATCAGGCAAAGTCCCCTGACAACCACCCTGTATATAGCTCCTGGTAACGGCGGCACCGCCCTGGAAGGTCAAAACGTGGATATCGCCCCGGACGACATCCCGGCACTGGTGGATTTTGCGATCAGCAAATCCATAGATCTGGTCGTTGTTGGACCGGAGCTCCCGCTGGTTCTGGGACTCAAGAATGCCCTTGAGGAAAAGAACATCCCCTGCTTTGGACCGGGAGCCTATGCCGCCCAGCTGGAAGGATCCAAGGGATTTGCCAAATCCATGATGCAGGAAGCCGAGGTGCCCACGGCCGACTTCGCGGTGTTCGACGACTTCACCATGGCCAGGGAATATCTGGAAAAACAGACCATGCCCGTGGTCATCAAGGCAGATGGACTCGCTGCCGGCAAGGGCGTGGTCATTGTCAACACGGTGCAGGAAGGCGTAACCACCCTCAGGGAAATGATGGAAGACAAGGTGTTCGGAAGCGCAGGCACCCGGGTGGTCATAGAGGAAGCCCTGCAGGGCGAAGAGGCATCCTTTCTGGCCTTTTGCGACGGTCGTACGGTAGTGGCCCTGCCCTCGTCCCAGGATCACAAGCGGATCGGCGAGGGAGATACCGGCCCCAACACCGGAGGCATGGGCGCCTACAGCCCGGCACCCATTTTGCCCCGCACAGACTACCAGGCAACAAGTGATCTGGTTCTCAAGCCCATCATTCAGCATCTTGAGGCCATGGACCACCCCTTCAAGGGGATTCTTTATGCAGGGCTCATGTATACGGACAAAGGTCCTCATGTCCTGGAATACAACGTCCGATTCGGTGATCCCGAATGCCAGCCTCTCCTGGCCCGTCTGGACACGGACATTGTGGAAATCATGCTCGCCTGCGTCGAAGGCCGCCTGGATACCATTGACATCGTCATCAAGCCCGAACACAGCCTGTGTGTGGTCCTGGCCGCCAAAGGCTACCCGGGAAGCTATGAAAAGGGCATGGAAATCAGCGGTATCGATGATGCCGAAGCCATTCCCGGGGTCAAGGTTTTCCAGGCCGGAACCCGACTGGAAAACGGAAAAACACTCTGCAACGGCGGACGTGTCCTTGGCGTAACCGCTCTGGGAAAAGATCTGGCCGAGGCCAAGGACAAGGCCTATCAGGCCGTGAACAAAATTGCGTTTAACGGCAAATATTTTCGCGGTGATATCGGCGACAAAGGGTTATCAAGAGGATAG
- the hflK gene encoding FtsH protease activity modulator HflK — translation MSWDWEKLQEQKQRNQPGRTPDLGNLEDKIKQIWQMKFPGMKFVVAIVVLLWLASGIYIVEPDEVGVVQRFGAYARTTPPGPHYHLPVPLESVQTPKVTQVRRIEIGFRSGGGQRGYVAGQNRSFPEEALMLTGDENIVNVQFIVQYQIKNAQDYLFNISQPQKTVKDAAEAAMRKVIGHNKIDNALTTGKFAIQNDTKQLLQTILDHYTSGINIVAVQLQDVHPPKEVSDAFKDVASAKEDKSRFINEAEAYRNDLIPKTRGEVASIVNQAEAYKQTVINKAEGDSSRFLAVLREYKKAKDITKKRLYLETMESILSQPSVQKVILSSEALGKAVPYLPLDRLGEPAPTGRMQGASNAATGNKGGN, via the coding sequence ATGAGTTGGGATTGGGAGAAATTGCAGGAGCAGAAGCAGAGGAACCAGCCTGGAAGGACGCCGGATCTGGGAAATCTGGAAGACAAGATCAAACAGATCTGGCAGATGAAGTTTCCCGGGATGAAATTTGTCGTTGCCATTGTGGTCCTTCTTTGGCTGGCCAGTGGCATTTACATTGTCGAGCCGGACGAAGTCGGGGTGGTCCAGCGTTTCGGGGCCTATGCCAGGACAACTCCGCCCGGGCCCCATTATCATCTGCCCGTGCCTTTGGAGTCCGTTCAGACCCCCAAGGTCACTCAGGTCCGGCGTATCGAGATAGGATTTCGTTCCGGAGGCGGGCAGCGGGGCTATGTAGCGGGCCAGAATCGATCCTTTCCTGAAGAGGCTCTCATGCTCACCGGCGATGAGAATATCGTCAATGTGCAATTCATTGTTCAGTATCAGATCAAGAATGCCCAGGATTATCTGTTTAATATCAGCCAGCCCCAGAAAACCGTCAAGGATGCTGCCGAGGCGGCCATGCGCAAGGTTATTGGGCACAACAAAATCGACAATGCTCTGACAACCGGCAAATTTGCCATCCAAAATGATACCAAGCAACTTTTGCAGACCATCCTTGATCATTACACCAGTGGGATCAATATCGTGGCGGTTCAGCTCCAGGATGTTCATCCGCCCAAGGAGGTCAGTGACGCCTTCAAGGATGTGGCCAGTGCCAAGGAAGACAAGAGCCGGTTCATCAACGAGGCCGAGGCCTATCGTAATGACCTCATTCCCAAAACCCGAGGTGAAGTTGCCAGTATTGTGAACCAGGCCGAGGCGTATAAGCAAACCGTGATCAACAAGGCCGAGGGTGATAGTTCCCGGTTTTTGGCTGTGTTGCGTGAGTACAAAAAGGCCAAGGATATTACCAAGAAACGATTGTATCTGGAAACCATGGAATCCATTTTGTCCCAGCCCAGTGTCCAGAAGGTCATTCTTTCCAGTGAGGCCCTGGGCAAGGCGGTTCCCTATCTTCCTCTGGATCGGCTTGGAGAGCCGGCCCCAACGGGCAGGATGCAGGGGGCCAGCAATGCCGCAACCGGGAACAAGGGAGGTAACTAG
- the hflC gene encoding protease modulator HflC gives MTEKKIPTIIIIVVVALALGLFQSVYTVDQTQRAIVLQLGKPVGDSKGPGLHFKIPFVQNVIFFDNRILEYDAPPAEILTKDKKNLVVDNYSRWRISDPLLFYRTVHNIEGGRSRLDDIIYAELRVSLGRFTLTEIVSSDRAEIMSQVTEKANSLLKDYGILVLDVRIKRTDLPPENQKAIYGRMRAERERQAKQYRSEGRELGVKISTGADRERAIMLAKARKQAEVLKGEGDAMATEIYAKSLGQDPEFYRFVKSLEAYKQGLSRNTRLIMTPENDFLKFLEGYEK, from the coding sequence ATGACTGAGAAGAAAATACCCACCATTATCATCATTGTTGTCGTGGCCCTGGCCCTTGGTCTGTTTCAGTCCGTATACACCGTGGACCAGACCCAGCGGGCCATTGTCCTGCAACTTGGAAAGCCCGTTGGAGACAGCAAAGGACCCGGGTTGCATTTCAAGATTCCCTTTGTCCAGAACGTGATTTTTTTCGATAACCGCATTCTGGAATACGATGCCCCACCAGCCGAAATCCTGACCAAGGACAAGAAAAATCTGGTGGTGGACAATTACTCCAGATGGCGTATCAGCGACCCCTTGCTGTTCTATCGGACCGTGCACAATATCGAGGGCGGTCGTTCCCGACTTGATGATATCATCTACGCCGAACTCAGGGTCTCTTTGGGCCGGTTTACCCTGACGGAAATCGTCTCCAGTGACCGGGCCGAGATCATGAGCCAGGTCACCGAAAAGGCCAATTCGCTGCTCAAGGATTACGGTATTCTGGTCCTGGATGTGCGTATCAAACGGACCGATCTTCCCCCTGAAAACCAGAAGGCCATTTATGGCCGTATGCGGGCTGAGCGTGAACGGCAGGCCAAGCAGTACCGTTCCGAGGGTCGTGAACTCGGGGTGAAGATCAGTACGGGCGCTGACAGGGAACGGGCCATCATGCTTGCCAAGGCACGCAAGCAGGCCGAGGTGCTCAAGGGTGAGGGGGACGCCATGGCCACGGAAATCTATGCCAAATCCCTGGGTCAGGATCCGGAATTCTACAGGTTCGTCAAGAGTCTTGAGGCGTATAAGCAGGGCCTCTCCAGGAACACGCGGCTGATCATGACCCCGGAGAATGATTTCCTCAAGTTTCTTGAAGGGTACGAGAAATAG